The genomic DNA CTACGGCAAGGGCCGCGATGCGCCGGCCAAGACATTCAACGAGGTTTTCGTGCTGGTGCCAAACTGGGACACGTTTGGCAAGAACCCGCCGAGAGGCGCAAGGCGCTGGTTGATCATGAGCCAGAACTTCCGCGCGTTGTAAGGCGTTGACGGGTTGGAGCATGGGAGCAGATTTGACATTGAGAGCGACATCACGGATACTGGGTTTACTTTTACAGAACGAATCGGGAGTTAGGGCTGTCCCCCCCTTTGAGTCTCTCTTTCGGCCAGCTGACCATCAATAGAACTGACTTGGGGGTTTCAGATAGAGACCACGGCTTCGGACAAGGGTTTCGTCCAGCGGCATTAGCATGGCCTTAGGATGATGTACATTCACTCAGCAAAAGAGCGCATCGGAGACTTTGACCAACTCGCTGCATGCTGAGCGTCCCGACCTGAGGACGAGTTAAGATAAGAATAGTCTACAACGCACGGCAATTGCCATTCCGAACTACTCCAGCTGCAGCTTTCTGTACCTCCAGTACCCCGCCCTTATAGGATCCCACTTCTCTGCCAGCCGGTCGAGATacttggccgcctcggccttctgCCCCTTCTCCGCAAACACCTCGGCCAGGAAATCCAGCGCATGGCTGCTACGAACTTTCTCCTtctcatcgccctcgccgacgccctcagCAAACTGCGCGGCGAAAGCCTCGGCCGACTCGAACTTGCGCCCGCCCTTGACCAGCACGCCGCGCAGGTAGTTCCACGCGGCCTGGTTCTGCGGCTCCAGCAGtgtcttctcctcggcgtaCTTAACTTCACGATCAATGATCTCAGCAGGGACCTTGGGGTCGTGCTCCGTCGCGTGCGAACCGTCGGTCGAGGTGGCCGGGTTGTTGAAGACGTGGAAGAAGCGGTGCGACCAGGCCGAGTTGTTGCGCACGTCCTCCTCGATCCAGTTCTGCGTCGACAGCAGCTCCGACAAGTTCCACAGCCCCAGCTTGCGCACTAGGTACTGCCGGTAGCTCCAGACGTGGTAGTTCTTGCTGTCTTCCGCGAGCATGCGCTCTAGGAACTCGGTCTCGGACCGTCCAAAGCGCTTGACATCGTCCGGCGTCGCCTTGATGTCCTCATAGTAGTGGTCCAGGAGGAGCTGGCGATGGTGCCAGATCTGGTAGTTCTTGATGTGCTCGAGTGAGACGGCGTTGAGCCACTCGATCTCATCGACGAGGGGTATGCCAAGGGCCTCGACGATCTTAAAGCGGTACAGCCAGACCGTGTAGTGCGCCGGGTTCATGGAGATGACGTGCTCCGTCAGCCGGAGGCACCGCGGGCTGTACTCCTCGCCCACCATGACGGCACGGAGGTAGCTCATGACTGGGAAAACGCAGGGTGTCAGTGGAAACGAGGTCCCCAACGTGTGCCACTGTCCAAGACACAAAGTAGATGTGAATTATTTACCCTCAGCGTAGTCCTCTGGGTAAGCGATCGTGGCCAGCGCGCCGGTGGGCTCCTCGGCAGGGATGGGTACGACATCATCCCACTCCGGGTCCGTCGCATAGGGGCCCATCTTGTCCCCGTAGAGCTCCTTCCTGATTGCCGACATGTCCCGTCGTCTCTGTGTCTCCTCCTGGATGTCCTCCTTGGTGATCTGCGTGATCTCCCCTGTCGTCGCGTCCTTCACGCTGTCCCGCGCAAACTCCCTCCGCTGGAGAAATCGCCGGTGCAAAATTTCGAGCGCTGTGAGCTGTGCCTGCTTGGCGGCTCGGGTGGCAAACTGCTCGAGCGGGTACTCGCCAATGTCGCGGCCGTTCTTGTCGTTGCCCCAGTCgtagacgacggcggcacccTTTTCGGTCTTGCGCctgtcgaggcggcggatCGGCGGGCTCTCACGGTTAACCTGCTTCCAGAACTCGCGCTCGGCCTTGTTGGTGAGGTAGATCTCCTTGTTCGCTACGTGGCGCACCAGAGTTGCGTTGACCCACGACTGTCGTTCGGCAAGTGTAAGGTTGTGCAGGCCACCGGCTGCCTCTCGTTTCCGCTGGTGCGGATTCGTCTGGTAATAACGTTGAGTGGAGCGTTCGTTGATCGTCTTTGGGGGCTCCTGAGCCTGGGCAGTAGGAGACTGTGCTTGTTTGTCTGTGTCGGAGAGCTTAAGTCAGCGTGTGTATGATAGGGTAAGAGAGAGCGAGATGAGGAGAGTAggtcggcggcttcggcgttTGCAGGGCACGCAGGGGTCGAAGGAAGCTTGCACAACCGGCGATGGATGGGATTACTGATATCGACTCACTCTTGCTCTCAgcttccttggccttggagCTGATCTTGGGTTTGGCTGGCATGTCTGCGGCTGGCTTGATCGATGGCGGGGTTAAACTGGCGGCGAGGTCTGATCTGGCCGTGGAAAATGTTACGCCCACTTGTCgccgtacctacctaccttaggtaggAGGTACCTTGCCTACCCCACTAGGCACTGAAAGAAAGCCCCTACACAAACAACAACCCAGATATCGCCGAGTCGTTGACCACGGGACAATGCCACGCAAAAATAAGAGAATGTTGCACCTCGCAAGCAGGTATATTTCTGAACAAAAAAACGAAATTACGACAGAAATGAAACCAAAGCATTAGAAAGGGTTGACACCGTAAGGTGTGCTACCGTAAGATGGGCTTCTAAGCTCTTCGCGCCGATTAAATATGATACATAAAACCCTCCCATCACCCCTTAATTCCTGGTCCCTCCGCGCTATTATCATACCGAACGGCAAACACAAAGTAAGAGTCAACAATCATCTTTCCCGATTTTGCACTCTGGCAGAGCCGATAAAGCAGTATGATGTAGAAGCAGATCATGCGAGGCGCTACCGCATTTCATCATCGACTCTCGACTCTCCAGAACTTCCACCCCTCGCGCTCACCTACGCCCCCATGAACGCCGACCAGTTTCTCGACGCCCACGTTGCCGTCGGCATTCAGGAAGCTCTCTTGATCGATTTCCATGCCGCCATCGTTGTCCTCGTCCATTCCATTCTTGAGGACGGCTGGCCAGAGcacgccaacaccatcaccgccgagCGTAGTCTCGAATTTTTCGTAGCCCTCATCCTCTAGCTGGGTCTCCAGCCGTGCGAGCTTTTCCGTGGCGACGTCGGGCTTGAGCAGTGTGATGGagcaaccgccgccgccagcgccggtCAGCTTTGTCCACCCAATGCCCTCGTGGTCCACCAACTCTCGTACCCGCTCGAGACGCGGGTGCGATACTCCCAAGGAGACTAGCAAACCGTGGTTGATGGTCATCAACTCTCCCACCTTGCGGAGACTTTCCGACTCCTCGTTGTCGAACTTGTCCCCGCCGATAAGCGTGTCTGCGGCAATGGTCACCTTGTCGATGGCATCCAGTATGCTGCCCACAAGCAGGGGATGTGTCTTCTTGAGCGTGCCGACTTTGGCTACTTCAAAGGCTGTCGACTTAGCCTGCTTCGTGTCGACCAGAAGGAGGGGCAGTTCAGGGAAGTCCCAAAGAGGCCGCACCGCAGGGGGCTTGTTGTAATCTGTCCGTTGGAAAACCACAGCCTTGCCCTGCGTTGATACGGTGTTATCTACGCCCGAAGGATTTCCGTGTATGCACATCTCGCAGACAAATGCCCATCTGTTAATTCTCTCCACTTGCAACCGCGCCTCGTCAGGGGGTTGATCCGGGTGTGGGCCCGACAACGTGCGCAGCTGCAGGAGAAGGGCCGCCGCCAAACAaacggcgatggaggcgctgctgcccaggccggcgccgatggggATCGTTGATCGCAGAGTGTAGAGACATCCGGTGAAGGATTGGTGGCCCAGAGAGAGGAAGATGTACAGAAACGCAGAGGCAGAGTTTTGGTGCACTTTGCGCACTTCTTCCGACTTGTGTGGTGATACCTCTGCAAGATGTGGCTGGATGGCTGCGACTAGATCCGGATCAAGTTCCGTCACGAGGTCGTAGTAGTATTTCTTCTTATCGGGACGTTGAAAGGTCTCCCAGGGCAGGTCGTCAATGTTCCATGTGTGTTGCAGGTCGATGTCCGGGAAGCGCAACGAGACCGTTCTCCTCGACTTGGAGAGGGATGTGACGAGGAGGTATGAACGCAGAGAAATGGCAGCGGCGATTGCGGCCTGTTTGTCGCACAAGAGTCAGTCAGTCCATGGGACGAGATGAACGAGGAAAAGGGGCTTTGCGGCCAGCCGTACCTTGCCGTGAACCACGGCGTGTTCTCCAAAGACAATGACCTTGCCAGGCGCGGAGACCATGAAAGCAGGCATCATGGGGCTCGACTGCTTGCGGTCCAACTTGAGACGGGTGGCTaggttgccgttgccgtttACATATGAGGCGGCCGGCACGCCATGTACGGCGACGGTGTCAACGCCGTTCCGCGTTTCTGGAGCGAATACAGCCATGAGGCGCGTCGATCCGAGTGCTATCGGTGAAAGGAACTGGTGGGTGAGGAGAGACACGCCGTGCAGTCGTCAAAGAGGCTTGTTAGAGGCTCGGCGCAGCCTAACCGGTAGGGTCGTCTGAGTCGTCTAGGGGCCGAGTAGGCAGTGATATGAGGGGTCAATTGGTGGGTAGTACCCAGAGCGGAGCGGATCGAGACCGCGGCTGTAGGATGGGGCGTCGTAAAGGCTCGAGAGACTCGGGTGGGCTGTTTGGCGCAAATGGCGGAGAGGGAAGGATGAAGCAGAAAATAAGCAAAAAAGTTGttgggggagagagaggcccAGAGGGGGATGCGGGTGTCGATAGCGGCgcgcgagagagaaagagggaaggaagggtgTGGGAGCGCTTTGGCAAATGCGTAATACAGTAATACAAGAAGTTTTATTAGAGGACGAGAAGATGGGACACTGGATTGAGTTAGCCAGTTTAGCTTTCCCAGGTTCCGGGGGGTGGACGGGCAAAGTGGACAACATGGGTGCTGGAGCTCGACATGGACACGGGTCACGGAGTTGGGACCCCCTATCAGCCAGGAAACATGGAGAACAGGACGGATAGCAAGGTGCTCTACGGAGTATGGATACAGCCACAGACTGTTATGGGACGGAAGCACTTACTACAAACTTGGACagtcgaggaagacgaacCTGGAGGTGGTGTAGAAGTCGGTTGGTCCAAGACAAATAGTCAGACAGCGACAGGGATGGAAGGCTTGGAGTGACGAGTACGGGGCACGGAGTACGGAGTAAcctcaccccccctcctgtGTGCCGGCGGAGGGGAGGTAGGAAAACGTGTTGCGATTGAGACTTGATTCATGTTTGAATGCGGGAGAACGGGGGATGTCAGTCTGGGGCGGGAATGTtgtctctcctcctcttgtGTTGGTTGCCCTGCCATGCTGTCTGAGCTCGGTACATAGGTGCCtacccacctacctacctatggAAGCCGGGTGGAAATCGCTGTCCTTGGGATGCTGAAGGTCTCGTTGCGACTTAGGGCGAGACGCGATAACAGTCTTGTAATCAATCATCCGAACCTATTAGTAGAAGCACAATGATGTCCTCGGGACAATTGTTCCACGCCAGCTTCTCTCCGCGTTACTCGAGTACCCCGGCAGGATACCTTGCTGCAGCAGGGCGCGTGACGAGCCATGATGTTGCCTAGTCATCGTCCACCAGACCATGCCCCTCGTGAAGTCTGTACGGACagtttttatttatttaaaagTATGTCAATCGTGCCAATGCACAGTTGAAAGCTAACACCAGATACGCACTGTCGGGCCTGTCAGGAACTGGCCACCATCTAACATAGCTTGTACCTTGCCTTGCTCTCCTTCCACGTCTCCCTATTGGCGGTTACAGCTTCTCCCCTGATGGTAGTCCCGGTCCGGTGGGCATTCTCCCGGCAAACACCGGCCGGGTTTGGCAGGGGTTGCTGCAGGTGAAAGGGCGGCCGACCGATGATGGAAAAGCAGCTCTAGCCTCTGGGATATGCCATTACTGTGAGCCATGACAGTGCTAATGACGGAGGAAGATGACTCGGACAGCTAAGGGACGCGAGCCACTGACAGCGCCACTGACAGCGCCACTGTCGAGCCTGCCGCCATCGCGCCTCGAGATTCGTCGTTTCCCACATCAAGCTGAACGCAAGTGACGAGATTGAATGCTGACCGGCTGGCTGCGCGCTGCCGCGTTTCCGCTTCGCAAGACCGACGATTGCGCGTTACGGCAGGATTTCGTACGGTCATAGTTTGACGCACTATTTACCCACCTAACTGGCGCAGCGAACGGTGCTACCATAGCCTGACTCAAGCCGCAATTGGGTGGCTGTCATCGCGGTGAGCTGCTGCGTGGCTTCGAGCTTACGACGGCAGCTATGGAAGCCGGCCAGGGCCAAGTACAGGTAGTACACTCATCCGATCATGAGCTTTCTATCGTCGTTAGCGCCTCgtacgtacctacctagccATTGGTGCAGCCGAGTGCCGTTTCGTCTGATACCTCGAGCCGGGAGTGTCTGTGTGTCACTGGTCTCAGACTCTTGGTGGCCTGCTCCCACATGGTAAACATATGACCAATGACTTGTGGCCCAACACAGGCAGTCCGATGCGACCAACAACCCCGACTCCGGTCTCCAACTGGAGCAAATCTCCTGCGCCTTTTGATGCGGACGACGACAGGAACGGTTGCACAAGTCCGGTTGGCCTCCGATTCGCATGCGGAAGCAAACGACTTGAGGCGGTGAGGCATCACGATGTTGAGAATGCCGAaggttgggggagggggatggcCGCTGGGCGACGCAGAATGCCGTCACATGGCCTCTGCTTGTCTCGAATGGAGAGACACTCACTACCTTGGGTTAGTATTACTTCTACGACCTGTCTAGGTAGGAAAACTCCGCCGTGTCTCCAAAGACGAGCGCCGTTTCGCACCGCCGCAAGCCCGTAACATGGCGCTGAAGAAACCGGCTTGGCTCTTATGTCCAAGGCCAAGCCGATTGATTGTTTGCCCAGCCCGATGAGTCTCTTTCTGATGTTCAGTGAAGCTCTCACCAAGGAACGCAACGGCCATGCCCTGGAACGTCACGGTGTCCGCCAGCCCGATGAACGAACCGACATTAGCAAACGACAGCTGTTGCCGGCAGGCAGTCATTGCCGGCGTCCAGGATTAGATGCGGGACGGAACCCACGGAAATTGGCTTATCGATACCTTGCCgcacctcacctcaccgaGCGGCGAGACGAGATCCTCAGCTCGACGATTGAGGCGCAGACCGCGCAGTGCGTTTGCGGGTCGATCGCCTTACCTCTGCCTGTCTTGCCCAAGCCTTggatcgccgaggacgacgcccaGAGACAAGCAAACACTTGGCAGGACAACGTTCCAAGTGCTCGTGGCCGAGCCTCATCGGATTGCCCTGACACCATGTTCCACGATTATGGCCGAGCGCTCGTTCGTGAATgcacccccttccccccaggtcgttggcgacggtgacggatTGTCTCTGACCCGAGTCCAGAGCCCGAGAGCTTGTACGGACAGTGGAGTCTAGTCCACCCAATGGACCAAAGGATAACGCAACAGTTGGCTCTCTCCCGCGAAGAAGCGCGGCTTTGCCAGATTCTAGGACATGGCCGAGATAGCTTGAGCCATTTGTTCCTGGAggttcccccccccttccctttttATTCCTCTTTTTCGGGGTTTTGAAGACGCCGACTCCTTATGTGAGGCGATTTACGTTTGCCTGCCAGCCGGCCAGTGATCTGCGGCTTTGCACCTGAGGGCCGCAGGGTGGTCCATGGTCTAGTCGCTGAATAAGGAAGGGTTTGAGGGGGAGCTCAAGCTTGCTTGGGCTCTCCGAATGGAAAAGCAGAGAGCAATGCGTATCAGCTCTAGGCTGTCACACAGAATGGAGCTTATTGCTATGCAACCGCCCTTCTGCTCCTACACTAGCTTCAGGTCGTCGAGTCTGTGCCGCACTCTGACGGGCGACAACGTCACGAGTTTGGGTGCCGCGACGTGTTGACCGGTACGGCACGCCTTTGTTGCCCCGCCAGGTGGACTTGCGCTCCATAATCCCTCTCAGATACCCCTACATCTGGCTCGAGTAAACAGAAAACATCCAGCCTTCAGCACGCCGCAATATTCTTTCCGAGACATCGTCCCAAGCAGAGCAGGTCACTTCCCTGTCCTTGGTTCTCTCGGGCTCAAAAGTACCCCAATTATTCCCCAGCCCACACCGAACCCCGCGCAGAGAGCTTCCCAACCCCGCGATCCCCGGAGTTCCCGACATCGTTTTGCTTTCGAGTCGCTAGTCACGATACCCCTTTCTCCACGACGCCCGCCAAGCCGCAGCTCGCAAGATGGCCGTAACGGAGTTCGCCCTCATCCAGTTCAAGGAGCCGCTGACCGAGGAGTTCAAGGAGCTCATGGACTACTGCCAGACGGTCCAGGACACCTGGGTGCTGCGCCAGAAGCCGGGCCTCCCGCCGACCCGGATAGACCGCGGCACCGCCATCCTCCAGCAGGTCGAGGACCCGAGCGTGATCCTACTGGCGGCGCAGTGGGACTCGCCACAGGCGCACGGCGAATGGATCGCCTCGCCCGAGAACCAGAACGTCATGGCCAAGCTGACGCCGCACATCCACGTCGAAGGCCCCCGGAGTGTCTTGTTCTTTCACATTGATGCGCCCATCTTTGCGAAGCCCGTCACCCAGGCGGGCGCGGCTGATGGTGAGCCTGCGGGCCGTGACGCCACGCCGGAGGCGGCGAATGAGGCAGATGCCGACGGAAAGCTGGCGGGCGCAGAGCTGGATTCGCAGTCAAAGGGCAAGCAGCCAGAGGCTGTCGCGGAGGCACCAGAGGGAGAGAGCAGAGccgaggggaagaagaagacggaggaCGAACCCCCCTCGCTACTGACGGCGCCAGTGCTCAGCGTCGGGCGCTTCGGCGTCCGGTCCGAGAAAAAAGACGAGTTCATCAGCAAGTACGCTGCGGCCAAGTGGGTCGTTGAGGAAGCCTCAAAGCCGTACCCCGTCCGCGGTGGGTGGCGGATCGAaaaggcggccgaggacctcgaggagTTTGTCATGTACTGCGGGTGGTCGACGGTCGAGCAGCATAAGGCGATCGCGGAGCACGAGGGGTTCAAGGAGTGGGCAGGCATCCAGGAATTCGTAACGGGGACTGACATCTGGCATTACCAGCGCATCATGTAGGTAGGGTCTGCTGCCGAAGCATTTAGCCCAGATGGACTAGAGGATGTCAAGACTGACTGGCGAATCTGGAGCATGGTCGACAGGAGGGTGCCTCTTACAGCAAAACAGGGAAGTAAAGTACGTAGGACACCAATGCGACATTTGCTGCGTTTGCAACTTGTCTTTTAATTATTGTTCAATGGTTTCTTCATTGGCGAAATGTCTGACTACCTAGGTGAGGGTAGGTAGACAAGTCCATCTCAATCCGCAGTTTGGCTAGGTAATCCCTCAACGCCATACGTGTGTCTCGTGAACGGATCTTCCATCACTCTCTTCCGAGAGGACAGACACAACACGTCACTTCATTTTCCCCGAGGACCGGCCGGCCCAATAGTTCCCACAAAACCATTCCATTGACCTCATGAAGACGGGCCTACTGATGACCTCCTATTCCTCCATCGAAGCGATTTTGACAAGTTTTCGATTTCCAGGTCGGGAAGTGCTTATGCGGACTTGCCCTTGGGGTTCTTCTTGGCGACGTCCTTGATCTGGAGCTCTGATGAGTTTGGGGCGTGGTTAGCATCATTGGCTGCGGTGGGGAAGGGCAccgctttctctctctttatCGCTCCCCAAGCATTTGCCGTGAGGGGCCAAAGGGGCGGTTTGACGAGGGGCCAACGTACGAGGGGGAAGGGACtgcttgagcttctcggccttgtcggAGTCCTTGAGGACGAGGGTGTACAGGTGGCGCTGGCAGCGGACCTTGAACTTGATCTGGGCGTTCTTGTTGCTGCGCTTGATGCGAGCGGCTACGACGAGAAACGTTAGGAAAAACTGCTCCTTCCAAAATTCCAATCATCCAGAGGCTCGGATACGTTTCAATCCTGGGTTTCCGCAACCGGGATCGAATCGTGTCGAGTTTTctgttggtggtgggggTTTAGGGGTTTTTGCATACAGGAAGCGTCCTTTCTCCGGGCAATCTCAATGAACTACCATCAACGAACCCAACTGTTAGCCAACTCTGTCCCTTCAAATTACGACGGACAGCACTTCTCCACTGGAAGCAAAACATACCTGCTTGATATCACCGATTTCGCGAGGCATCTTGGCGGTATTTGAGGGGGAtttggcgacggcgggagGGGAGTCTTGTCTGGTCGGATGGAGGGATTGTCTTTGCGTGGTTTTGGATTTGGAGGGCAAAAATGATTTTGTGGGATGGACCCCtggcgagagagagcgcTCGCTCGCCCGCAAAGATGCACGGACCATGACTTGCCGCAGTTCTGGACTCGGGTTGCATATGTCGAGTCGACCTTATCTTATCGGGGCCTTGGACTCAATAAGGTAGACACCGAAGCC from Colletotrichum higginsianum IMI 349063 chromosome 3, whole genome shotgun sequence includes the following:
- a CDS encoding 60S ribosomal protein L38; this translates as MVRASLRASERSLSPGVHPTKSFLPSKSKTTQRQSLHPTRQDSPPAVAKSPSNTAKMPREIGDIKQFIEIARRKDASSARIKRSNKNAQIKFKVRCQRHLYTLVLKDSDKAEKLKQSLPPQLQIKDVAKKNPKGKSA
- a CDS encoding Prenyltransferase alpha subunit; its protein translation is MPAKPKISSKAKEAESKNKQAQSPTAQAQEPPKTINERSTQRYYQTNPHQRKREAAGGLHNLTLAERQSWVNATLVRHVANKEIYLTNKAEREFWKQVNRESPPIRRLDRRKTEKGAAVVYDWGNDKNGRDIGEYPLEQFATRAAKQAQLTALEILHRRFLQRREFARDSVKDATTGEITQITKEDIQEETQRRRDMSAIRKELYGDKMGPYATDPEWDDVVPIPAEEPTGALATIAYPEDYAEGK
- a CDS encoding Mevalonate kinase, with the translated sequence MAVFAPETRNGVDTVAVHGVPAASYVNGNGNLATRLKLDRKQSSPMMPAFMVSAPGKVIVFGEHAVVHGKAAIAAAISLRSYLLVTSLSKSRRTVSLRFPDIDLQHTWNIDDLPWETFQRPDKKKYYYDLVTELDPDLVAAIQPHLAEVSPHKSEEVRKVHQNSASAFLYIFLSLGHQSFTGCLYTLRSTIPIGAGLGSSASIAVCLAAALLLQLRTLSGPHPDQPPDEARLQVERINRWAFVCEMCIHGNPSGVDNTVSTQGKAVVFQRTDYNKPPAVRPLWDFPELPLLLVDTKQAKSTAFEVAKVGTLKKTHPLLVGSILDAIDKVTIAADTLIGGDKFDNEESESLRKVGELMTINHGLLVSLGVSHPRLERVRELVDHEGIGWTKLTGAGGGGCSITLLKPDVATEKLARLETQLEDEGYEKFETTLGGDGVGVLWPAVLKNGMDEDNDGGMEIDQESFLNADGNVGVEKLVGVHGGVGEREGWKFWRVESR